One Myripristis murdjan chromosome 17, fMyrMur1.1, whole genome shotgun sequence DNA segment encodes these proteins:
- the pde1cb gene encoding calcium/calmodulin-dependent 3',5'-cyclic nucleotide phosphodiesterase 1C: MESPTKEIEEFESTSLKYLQPEQIEKIWLRLRGLRKYKKTSQRLRCLVKQLERGEASLADLKKNLEYAASVLESVYIEETRRLVDTEDELSDIQSESVPSEVRDWLASTFTRQMGLMLRRTEEKPRFRSIVHAVQAGIFVERMYRRTSNMVGLSYPPSVISVLKNVDKWSFDVFALNEASGDHALKFIFYELLTRYDLISRFKIPISAVVSFVEALEVGYSKHKNPYHNLMHAADVTQTVHYLLLKTGMVHWLTELEIFAMIFAAAVHDYEHTGTTNNFHIQTRSDTAILYNDRSVLESHHVSAAYRLLQDDDEMNILYNLSKDDWRELRALVVEMVLATDMSCHFQQVKAMKNFLQQPEGSIDKPKALSLLLHTADISHPAKSWDLHHRWTTSLLEEFFRQGDKEAELGLPFSPLCDRKSTMVAQSQIGFIDFIVVPTFTVLTDMTERIVTPLIDEASNSGFTGFRRSSLNSISSEEAKRGSVKSTGSESSSSGHCSLLTVDLKNFKALWNEEVYQNRERWKAHAAKEAEERAKKEAEEKAQQEENMEPQEAQKESEQPEPKEDKAEDEEPESGEVNRPPDGNTGDTEEAAQPGSATHKNQLLQNGELSEGAESPESEENKNKADAEEMD, encoded by the exons ATTAAGGTGTCTGGTGAAGCAGCTCGAAAGAGGAGAGGCCTCCCTCGCTGACCTCAAGAAAAACCTCGAGTATGCGGCGTCAGTGCTGGAATCTGTCTACATCGAGGAGACGAG gcGTTTGGTGGACACAGAGGATGAGCTTAGCGACATCCAGTCCGAGTCAGTGCCATCGGAGGTTCGGGACTGGCTGGCTTCCACCTTCACCCGCCAGATGGGCCTGATGCTGCGGCGCACCGAAGAGAAACCCCGCTTCCGCAGCATTGTCCACGCCGTACAGGCCGGCATATTTGTGGAGAG GATGTACCGAAGAACGTCCAATATGGTTGGACTCAGCTACCCCCCTTCTGTCATATCTGTGCTCAAG AATGTGGACAAGTGGTCGTTTGACGTGTTTGCTCTAAACGAGGCCAGCGGGGACCACGCACTCAAATTCATATTCTATGAGCTGCTCACAAGATACGACCTAATTAGCCGTTTCAAG ATCCCCATATCTGCAGTGGTGTCCTTTGTGGAGGCCCTGGAGGTGGGCTACAGCAAGCATAAAAACCCCTACCACAACCTGATGCACGCTGCCGACGTCACACAGACTGTACATTACCTACTGCTCAAGACTGGCATGGTG CATTGGCTGACAGAGCTGGAGATCTTTGCCATGATCTTTGCAGCAGCAGTGCACGACTACGAGCACACGGGGACCACGAACAACTTCCACATTCAGACAAG gtcaGACACAGCTATTCTGTACAACGACCGCTCGGTGTTGGAGAGTCACCACGTCAGCGCAGCGTATCGCCTCCTGCAAGATGACGATGAGATGAACATCCTTTACAATCTGTCCAAGGATGACTGGAG AGAGTTGCGGGCTCTGGTGGTGGAGATGGTGCTGGCCACCGACATGTCCTGCCACTTCCAGCAGGTCAAGGCGATGAAGAACTTCCTACAACAGCCTGAGGG GAGCATTGACAAACCCAAGGCTCTGTCCCTGCTGCTTCACACAGCAGACATCAGCCACCCGGCCAAGAGCTGGGACCTCCACCACCGCTGGACCACCTCCCTACTTGAGGAGTTCTTCAGACAG GGGGATAAAGAGGCAGAGCTTGGGTTGCCGTTCTCACCACTGTGTGACCGCAAGTCCACCATGGTGGCACAGTCTCAGATCG GGTTCATAGACTTCATCGTGGTGCCCACCTTCACTGTACTAACAGACATGACAGAACGCATCGTCACACCTCTCATCGACGAGGCCTCTAACTCGGGTTTTACCGGCTTTCGACGCTCAAG TCTGAACAGTATTAGCTCAGAGGAGGCTAAGCGGGGCAGCGTGAAGAGCACAGGGTCGGAGAGCAGCTCGTCAGGCCACTGCTCCTTGCTCACGGTGGACCTGAAGAACTTCAAGGCGCTGTGGAACGAAGAGGTTTATCAGAACAGGGAGAGGTGGAAGGCGCATGCTGCTAAAG aggcagaggagcGAGCTAAAAAGGAAGCAGAAGAGAAGGCCCAGCAGGAAGAGAATATGGAGCCCCAGGAGGCCCAAAAAGAATCAGAGCAGCCTGAACCAAAGGAGGACAAAGCGGAGGATGAGGAGCCAGAGTCAGGGGAGGTCAACAGACCACCAGATGGCAACACAGGGGACACAGAGGAGGCAGCACAGCCTGGGAGCGCCACACACAAGAATCAGCTGCTACAGAATG GGGAATTGTCCGAAGGCGCCGAATCTCCAGAGAGTGAAGAGAACAAGAACAAAGCCGATG CAGAGGAGATGGACTAA